Below is a genomic region from Thalassophryne amazonica chromosome 3, fThaAma1.1, whole genome shotgun sequence.
atggggtaatgaggggatggcagggggagagaagctgcagagaggtgtataagaccacagctctgcctcctggtcccaacgctagacagtcacagtttggaggatcccaaaaaattggccagatttctagaaatgagagctgctccctctaaagtgggatggatgccatctctcctaacaagaccaggttttccccagaagctttgccaattatcaatgaagcccacctcattttttggacaccactcagacagccagcaattcaaggagaacatgcggctaaacatgtcactcccggtctgattggggaggggcccagagaaaactacagagtccgacattgtttttgcaaagttacacaccgattcaatgttaattttagtgacctccgattaaagtccttcgctctcagactgcaggcttacttgtagttcctagggtttgtaagagtagaatgggaggcagagccttcagctttcaggctcctctcctgtggaaccagctcccaattcagatcagggagacagacaccctctctacttttaagattaggcttaaaactttcctttttgctaaagcttatagttagggctggatcaggtgaccctgaaccatcccttagttatgctgctatagacttagactgctggggggttcccatgatgcactgtttctttctctttttgctctgtatgcaccactctgcatttaatcattagtgattgatctctgctcccctccacagcatgtctttttcctggttctctccctcagccccaaccagtcccagcagaagactgcccctccctgagcctggttctgctggaggtttcttcctgttaaaagggagttttttcttcccactgtcgccaagtgcttgctcacagggggtcgttttgatcgttggggtttttctgtaattattgtatggccttgccttacaatataaagcaccttggggcaactgtttgctgtgatttggcgctatataaataaaactgatttgatttgatttaaataccctttgtcatgattggattcacctgtgtaaggaggtcaaggatcagtgagcttaccaaaccaatttggtgttccaataattagtgctaaatatattcaaatcaataaaatgacaagggtgcccaaatttatgcacctgcccaattttgtttaaataattattgcacactttctgtaaataccagaaacttcatttcacttctcaaatatcagtgtgtttgtctgctatatgatatatttaaatgaaatttctgatgcagacaaccaatgatttataaaggaaaatcataaaaattatcaggggggcccaaacttttgcatacaactgtaataatataaagaaaaatagaagtccacacaggcatcAGCATCACAGGCAGGGGACATCCGGCATTCCTCACACAGTCAGTGAGCCTGTTCCTGCAACAGTGTCATTTTCAAACccagactgcagcatgcagcacctgCGTCAGGCCTTATATCTCACGATCAGTCCAGCCCCCTGCAGACTGATTAATCCTGCAATCCCATGCAACATCATCTGTACCTCAGACAGAGGAAAACAAAGAGAAGAATCagttggctgggaaaaaaaaaaactatacctgaggtataattcatcagcagtcaaTCAACAGGGaaacagagaaaataacaaaggtgattgccggccgctagccctaacctTCCCTCACACACACAGAATATAGATAAGGTTGAGGCCTGTTGTGTTgctaaaaaaatgaattaaaagagtaaaaagtgtaaaacaaaactgtaccagtatgctcccatatgaaagggaaaataagtgcgtcttaagtctggacttgaaaatctctacagaatctgactgttttattgaagcagggagatcattccacagaacaggggcacgataagagaaagctctgtgacccacagacttcttattcaccctagagacacaaagtagtcctgcaccctgagaacgtaaagcccgggctggtacgtaaggtttacttaggtcagctaggtagggaggtgccagtccatgaataattttttagactagtagcagaaccttaaactctgatctcactgggacaggaagccagtgaagagacgccaaaatgggtgtaatgtggtcaaacgttctgcttcgtgtcaaaagtctaggctgcagcattttgaaccaattggagagccctaatgctggactgcagtaaaccagaaaatagaacattgcagtagtccaatctagaagagataaacacatgactCATgggctcagcatcagccatagacaggatgggacgaatcttcactatatttcacaggtggaagaaaggagtcctagtaatatttctaatacggaggtcaaaggacaatgtaggatcaaaaattatcccaaggttcctcactttgtcagagtgatgtatgacacacaagcctaggctaagtgttagcaggtcaaattgatgctgatgtctcactggaccattcATCTTTAatcgcttatctgggattggatTGCGGGTTACCCAGTGAGACTCAGAAGGCACCAATGTGTCACCAGGTTACAGCCTGTGTAAGGTGTGTCCAAGTCACATACTGTCAAGTTTTGGCACAagattattcattcatacacaggaGGTTAAATGTTCTCAGCCAAAAGACCTGCAGGTGGTCACACGGGCACATCGTCCCCGGTCACAGACAAACATTTTTATCCACTAGACGCCATCAAGAACCAAATATATGTGAGCTGTTGAGTCAGAACCCAAACACCAGAGATATGATGTCCTTTGTGAAATTTCATACTGTCTTCTTAAGTTAACTATttaaacagttcttttagtcagacagggaAGACTGTTTTACCTTCAGCTGTTTCTGCATGTTGGCCAgaagcaggtaaaacaatcttccctgtctgactaaaagaactgtttaaATAGATATGATGTCCTGTTGGATTGCCAAAGGCAGCACAACAGGTCGACATGGCCAACTCTGGTTCTGAATGGTTCCTTACCTTCCTGGTTGTCCCAGAGTTCCGCGGCGGCCGTATTCAGAGGACTGTCATTGTTCGGTTCTGATGAAGAAGGAAAAAGTAGTTTCAAAACACAatcagtttgtttttattgtctctaTTTTTTGCATCGGAGCCAAAGAAGATAAATTTTTAACTGACTTTATCTCCAATTGTTGCATTTGTGGTGATCTTTTCTATTCCGTTCGTAATGTTTCGTAGTTTGCCATCAGGATCAGAGTTCACTGACAAAGGACCAAAAATGAGAGTGGGCAGGAACACTGGCTGAACTCCGTCGATATTCTTCTATTGTGGTGCAATGTTTACCAAAGATAAACACGATATGCAAATGCCAGAAGACAGTCATGTGTATTACCGATAACATTTAACAGAGGTTTAGAAGGATAAGTATGTACTCCTTTTGCACGGACTGGGTTTTAGAAAAACACACCTGATATCAAACATCATATACAAAAACATGTATGCAAAAtgtatgttttgttaaaaaacaaaaaacaaaacatgaggccAGAATGGACAATTTAAGCTGCGCCACCATCTTGAAACCGAGACTTTCAGTCTGTGAGCCTCTCACTCGTgtatttggtgtcattagaaagaACAATTTGTCATGGCACCTCACGGAGTGGCTGTCCAATCGAAGCTGGATGATGACGATGATTAAGTTGACTTCTGGACGATGTCTCCAGAAGTCAACttaagttcagatttcttgtttctttttggcttccttcattagtgccgtgtaaCCGGGGCTTTAGATTTGTCACTAGGAAAGTTcaatgaccaaaataccaacattctgggtgcattgaacatgttttcactaatacttgatttctttgtgtgactgacatcattattcaagcattcaaaaggttaTTCCTACTTCCACACAACTCCAATCACGcacgagaaagtttcttgacagttgttGAATGAGACTGTGTCTCCCTAACCAGacagagttgtgacgtcatcacgcgTGTGCTGCTCTATCACAACTTGAAAATCTCCCATTTGAAAGTCAGGGTGTCATTTgcagaaaacaattttaaaaagtaacattgatttagaaatcaaacataccaatgaaaaaaaaaaatcatcatttgGTTTTTTAAAGAGAGTGAATTTCCATGACTCAGAGTTGAACTTTCCAAAAAAAGTGATCCCACCACACCGGGAAACTTCTTGAAGAATGAAATCATTAACAGCTGTTTTTATTGCTCTGAGATTTGCTATAATTTAGAAAGACTTGGGCTGCAGAAACTGCCCACTTTACAGTATTTAAGGCGACTGCAAACCCAATTAAATGGAAGCTGTTCTGTTGTTCCTTGAAGAATCTGAGTTTTGCTTCCTTTtgccggcaaaaaaaaaaaaaaaacctgttgctTTGAGGCTGATTTTTCTTTGACTTTTTTGAATACCtttaaggactttttttttttttttgaaccatTGAGTGCAGTGAAAACACTATTAAGGACACTGTCCTGAGCCTTCATGACAACATGCTGAGGACCAACTGACAAACATTCAAACCACCCAGGTCCTGGACAGAGTTCAAGTCCCGTTACCTCCCAGCAGGCTCTGGATGGACAGCAGCACAGAGCGGACATCGTACAGTGCCGACCATTTGTCCTTCAGGATGTCCAGACAGATGAAGCCCTGCTCATCAACATTGGGATGGAAGCACGGCGTGACAAACCTGACGCGAGGCGCTTGGTAGGGATACCCACTGGGGAACTCCAGAGACAGTTTGTACCTCAGACCCTCGTACAcctgagacagacagacatgaagaATCCACTTAGTCACAGTCCGATTCCGAGGCTTTTTACCCAAAAAGACATGACGACATGAACGGGGTGGTCAAATCAGTCTATTCACCGTCGACCTTTTTATAGAAACACTTTTGTGATCGCGTCCTAGAGTTTAAGGTCAAACAAGGAGACCATTAAGAAAAGAGCAAATTGTTCTCCTACTGAACATGGGACAGCTTTTCTAGAGCCTTTTGGGGGgggatccttttttttttcttttagtgaaagtggacctttgtcagcagggggtctGTTTTTTATGTCCAGGGATACATTCTGGAGGATTTTGTGATGATCATTTTCTCACTCTGACCCCCCTCAGTTTAGTTGTTCTGCTTaatgtgtgtatttgtattttcaccttttctttgcctttaaccaaaacttatatcacaatcaacatgtttgtttgatCAGATTATTAACCACAAGAGCCGtaatcatttttatatttttggcttccctcatcctaactgacctgattttaaagttaGAACCCCAGACAGACCCAGGAATGCTGAGCTTAGATATTATATAAAAAAAGATACtggttcacatcccactttagttatgcagaaaagttaaattaagtaaacttatttttatatggttCATCAATTAAACTCAGTCCAGAACTACAATAAAGCTTTGGCCCAAAGAAATAGTGATTTAAAAATGTTAgttattaaaattatttattgttgttattaagtagtatgaaaaatgtcttcaaaaatggacctttaatcaaggggtcTTGTAAAgggaatgcccccccccccaacgacacaCTGTCTGGATGtgcccctggtttgcagtctctgtgcaggaacaatcaagaatttgtgtatttatgtggaaagtgcgACTTGATTAAGATGTAGGAAGGTGTAATGAGCACATTTTACATCAAACCATCAAAGATTTTAGGTGGATTTTGGGGAGAATAAATAAAGAACGTTTGcaggtctgcagctgtgtttttagtttaatcACAGCGAGGACACTCAGAACAGACTTTGAAAGAGAAGTttaaaaatatctttgtaaaacTCGGCGCTTTGCTTGCTGTGAGACATCTACACTCAAAGACAGAGGGAGAGACACAGGGACTCACTgcgaggagagaaaaaaaagaagatgttactccttaaaaaaaaaaaaaaaaaaaagaacaaaaattgaATGTGGTAAATTTTATGTCTCGTTTCCAGCCTCAGGACAGGGTAAGCACAAAACCTGCCTTTTGGCAGCTCAACTGACGGAAATCCATCGTAGCGATGGAGAACTGGAGAATCCCTGTTACTGTGCTTCAGTCAACGGGATCAGCTGGATCCAGGCTGAAATGTTTCGATGCCAGAGCAACTGGAGCCATCATTCAGAAACCTGGTCAAAGCAAGAGGGGGCATCCTCTGATGTGGACCAGACTACATGACGGGATCTAGGTCAGATTGTGGACCTGGTGGCCATTTATATCTGCAAAAACCAATATGACAGTTTAATTTTGCAGCGCTGGATGTAGTGACTCACTGGTCACCAAGTTCTGCCTTCATGCgtacataaaaaagaaaagaaaaaagcgatCAACAGTCAGCGACTTTAGTGTTCCAGGAGGCCATAGCACTGTGCAacggcagctcagatttttcccTCCACTGCAGTGCACATCTGAAAGCAGCGTCTCTCGAGTTTTGAGTGAAAGaaaatctccattaaaatccttcattaaataatccacAGTTCCTCCTGTGTGTGTAGCTGCCATTACGTTCAGAAATTAATGGATTACTTTACAGTCTAAAGGCCtcctgtttccaaaaagctcccaGTTTTCTCAGAGGAAGAGAAGAAAATGGCAAATTACATGTGAGCGAGGGGGAAGAGCGTCACTCTTTCACATGAAAACAAAAGTTAATAGTTTTCATTGAACTATCCATAAACTGCACAGTTCAAAAACAATTACATTACCATTTGTAAACAGTGGACTTTATTGCTAAATGCTTGTTAAAGCAGTAAAGCAGCGCAGCAACTTAATGATCTTAAATGATCATCTTCAATGCAGAGCCTCACTTTGTGAAACgggaaagtgtgaaaaactgattcagaaagttttcatccaggttttatCCTTTAATAAGCAGGTTTGACAATGAAAATCAGTCcaagttcagctcttgttcaaatgaAATATATtatgggtttatatatatatatatatatatatatatatatatatatatatatatatatatatatacacacatacatacgaggtctgtcaataaagtataggtcatttttatttttttcaaaaactatatggatttcattcatatgtttttacgtcagacatgcttgaaccctcgtgcgcatgcatgagtttttccacacctgtcggtgacgtcattcgcctgtgagcactccttgtgggaggagtcatccagccaatcgtcggaattcctttgtctgagaagttgctgagagactggcgctttgtttgatcaaaattttttctaaacctgtgaggcacatcgaagtggacatggttcgaaaaattaagctggttttcggtgaaaattttaacggctgatgagagattttgaggtgattctgtcgctttaaggacttcccacggagcgagacgtgacgcagcgctcccaggcgccgtcgtcagcctgttcaagctgaaaacctccacatttcaggctctattgatccaggacgttgtgagagaacagagaagtttcagaagtcggtgtcagcattttatctggatattccactgttaaaggagatttttttaatgaaagacgtgcgggcggattgcagcgtccgcgacgctccgccacaggaaaaacacctctgttggaagccttaaggacaagttggaacatgtccagctgttaaacaatttctcatatactcactccactgaaagccatcaaaagccgcctggattttacaaatggttatcaacacggaggtgtttttcctgtgccgccgcaccttgccggctgcgtcccgacgcgcggacccgtccgcacgtctttcattaaaaaaatctcctttaacagtggaatatctggataaaatgctgaaaccgacttcttctgaaacttctctgttctctcacgacgtcctggatcaatagagcctgaaatgtggaggttttcagcttgaacaggctgacgatggcgcctgggagcgctgcgcaacgtcccgcaccgtgggaagtccttaaagtgacagtatcacctcaaaatctctcatcagccgttaaaattttcaccgaaaaccagcttaatttttagaaccgtgtccacttcgatgtgtctcacaggtttagaaaaaattttgatcaaacaaagcgccagtctctcagcaacttctcagacaaaggaattccgacgaggggctggacgactcctcccacaaggagtgctcacaggcgaatgacgtcaccgacaggcgtggaaaaactcacgcatgcgcacgagggttcaagcatgtctgacataaaaacatatgaatgaaatccatatagtttttgaaaaaaataaaaaggacctatactttatggacagacctcgtatatatacatatacatatatatacacacacatatacatacatacatacatacatacacacacacacacacacacacgaggtctgttagaaaagtatctgacctttttatttttttcaaaaaccatttggatttgaatcacgtatgattgcatcagccaagcttgaaccttcgtgcacatgcgtgagttttttcatgcctgtcggttgcgtcattcgcctgtgagcaggctttgtgtgagcactggtccaccctctcgtcgtttttttttgtgaataaatgtctgaacgatttggagctttgctgcatcaatttttttccagaaactgtgggagacctccaggtggacaccgttcggaaaattaatatggctttcagggacgattttatggggattacacagattaaggagtgatccagatggtttaaagaccgcccacaactgctgagagcgcaccgcgctccaagcccccatcgacaggctgacaccccgctgaaacaaccagatcatttccaacgtgaaggctttgttgatccgggacgtcttctgactttcacaaaaaggcagaagatgtggacatcagcacttttttggcacattccactgttacaggagttttttttcatggaaagaaaagcggaggaacgcgccacggagccgttcgttacgcgggacaaaaccacctccgtgttggtctcgcaggatggctttcaggtggatttcagacggctgtcagttgcttttcagttgtgtgattatccgagaaattgagcatgagctggacatgccccaacatgtcctgtgaggcttcatcacggcgttgctttgcgctatgcagctccaccgcgacgcgcggaactccgctccgctttccatgacaaaaactcctgtaacagtggaatgtgccgttcatttctaaactggacgctgtcttgatccggtatgttgtctgactagcacaggaattgtgaaaagacgtggacatcagcactttttcggcacattgagacagacgtgcggaggagttccgcgcatcgcagACTGTTTCAGACTGGCATAGAAGATGGTAGCAGTGTCAGCTGTATTTATTTCTTTAACTGTATAATAACGTTATTTATAgctccttgcactttttgtgGAGAGGTCAAGTTGAAAGGATCTGTATATTAAAcatgctgcaaaacatttaaagaaaCTTTCTGTGTTATACTAAATTTTGACACTTACTGCAGGCAAATATCAGCAAAGTTAGTGAGAaggaaacacttctaaatctaaaaattctggtattgtaaccagataacacctctaaaGTGATTTATAGACATCTCCCTCCGGTACACGTCACTGAAAGCAAaaccaaacagactgaaaaagagTTTTCTCGCAAGAGCCATTTGTGCACCAACAaccctggtctcacagcaagtcgtgattcagcagcacgaaatatacattaatctattggtcgtgatattgtgacaaaaagcacctcattttcatcacagcaacacaaattcattctgtgatggctgcatgaaattaaaagtgaaggggggggtatggttatggttgggggtaggagtagggttagtaatagtgagttaaaaaaacacacacacacacacacacacacacacacacacacacacacacacacacacacacacacacacacaaacacacacgcgcgatgttaaaagccaaagcataaaaatgtacatgcATCCTGAGGTGAGAAttcatcttttaattttgttatGTACAGTATGTATTTGGTaaattaacatttcccataatcctccTGTGCTTCCCAAGACCGCGGTGCCAGCAGAATTCCAGCATTTAGGTGCTctgacacaagcatgtttttgcttcacgacacatcacgacctgtgtggtgctggagagtaaacccgtctttaacaggtgcagacaggacgccagaggggcgTCGGTGCGTGCtactgcgcacagagaatttcgaaatgttcaaaaaaatctttcacgcacaaatgtcatgctatgtggcgcgatctaatctccaacatgacgtgcagctcatcaagtggagtaaagaagaagtgaacagagcgagtggtgataacaagaagttaaatctgttataaacacactttaacagctgcacacaagaaggaaagaagacacaactgttttatcaagccatgatgaTGTAAAAAtgacaattacctttttagaccttTTTTTGCTTTCTACAGCTT
It encodes:
- the ube2c gene encoding ubiquitin-conjugating enzyme E2 C, yielding MASQNVDPAVSSLTLKASESGSSTTRGSVSKRLQQELMTLMMSGDKGISAFPESDNLFKWIGTIDGAQGTVYEGLRYKLSLEFPSGYPYQAPRVRFVTPCFHPNVDEQGFICLDILKDKWSALYDVRSVLLSIQSLLGEPNNDSPLNTAAAELWDNQEAFKVHLHATFQK